DNA from Musa acuminata AAA Group cultivar baxijiao chromosome BXJ1-5, Cavendish_Baxijiao_AAA, whole genome shotgun sequence:
tacaaaaattaaaaaaaaacctaaatttGGTTGCTACTGATTGTATCTCTGAATAATGCCTGTCTATAACAGAAGAAAACAGATGAAAATAGTGTGTgctttgatgcacccgaaggacaAGGGATCAAGAATGTATAAACTAGTTAATTTAACATCTTATGCTTTAAGAAGCAAGCAAGATGGTGAAAACCTAGAGAGCAATAATGTTCCTACACAAATGATCCACTCCCCAAAATCTATAAGAGAATACTATTTTATGATAGCATATGCTTCTATTAAGTTTCTAAAGTGGAAATCTCTACCTTTAAATTTGTGGACTAGTTCATCATCAACAATTACACGGACTCGTGAATCTGCAGATGTAACTAGCACCTTTGATGAACTCCCTGGAGCAAACTGTTAATACAGCTGGTCAGTGAAATTTGACATCTTTTAAATGGTGCTTAAAAGATGGAGAAGCTCAATATCTTGCAAATGCAAAAGACAGATTGTTTATAAAAATACCTGGAATCCAGTAATTTTCTTGTGTCTggacttctttttcttgttttgtaaATCAATATGACCTTTTTGGAGAAGCTTATTGTCTAAGGAGACATTTATATTGTAAGACCATCAGCAAGATTATATACAACATTTAGGGGAAACTTAGATAACTTAATGCCGGGAGCACCATACCAGATGTATCATACAAGTGGCAACTTCCCTTGTGTGAACCAACTAGAGCACCCTtcaatgaattaaaaaaaaattacaaaattaagaGATTTAACTGATCCACACTCAAAACAAGTTACACAATTTAGTGTCGAGTATGAAACCTGTCCATCGGGAGTATAGCAAGCAGCAGTGACCATCTCatgcaaatcattccaatcaacaATTTGACGGTCTGGAATACTCCAGATGCGGACCTTCTCATCTAGGGACCCACTGATGAAGTATCTATCATCAATAGGATTGAACtggatgcaagtcactgcatcaaCACAAATTTAAGAGGAATCATTAAGACATTAGCTAGAACAGGAACGAGCATACCCAAAAAAAGGAAACCAAAAACAAGTTGGAAAATAATTCATACTTACCATAGTCACTATGTGTGAATGTTTTTAAACAGGAATTGCTAGACATGTGCCACAATCGAACAGTTTTGTCCATCGAAGATGAAAGAAGATACTGTAAagcaaacaaattaatgaatgacCTTCTAAATTGTATCCATTTAACATAAACATGTGCCTaatcaacatataaaattatgTAGGGTCTGCAAGAATTCAGTGATAACTTCTGGATAGACTATAAAGTCAACATAGTTCTAGTTGTGCCAGTTAGGAGAATAATTTAGCCAGCAAAAGTTTCCATATGATTCAAGAACTAAAaggaattatttttttgtttatcaaGAGTAGCTTCTGAGCCAGTAGCATACTACTACGAGCTGCAAGAAAGTAATACTCAAAGGTAGTAGATCTTCATAATCGTTTTCAATCACCAATCAAAAAACTTTTGAACTGTTCCTATATAGAAGTGTTCAGTTTGCTGTGTAGTATCGTCTTTGACCTAGTTCGCAACATTACAGGAAGTGTGAATGCTCTTAATTATAACTACATCTTGATTCTTGAGTATCTTCCAACCTGAAATCAAGTTAAAGGCCTGTGGAAGCAGATCATAGGCCATCAATATAAAGAAGTGTTATCAGAGCTTTAAGCAGGAAGGAAAGGAGAACtgggagacaacataaaaagatgaagTAGGAGAGAAACGAAAGTGATGAAGAATTGGATAACTGAATGAAAAGGTAAAAGAGATGGAAGAAGGAAAAAAGGCCAGTGGCTAAGATAAACTCATACATGTTTGTTTAGGTGAATTGAAAATAAAAGGAAGAACatctaaattgctaaaaaaaactGTGTTCTCTGATAAGAAGACACAGAAAATGGAGTTTTCTTTTCGCTTCTATTAAAAATAATCCAAAAATGAGAAGTAAACTTCTATAAAATTAAAACAAGGATCATAAAAAGAATTTCCCAGAAAGAACAATCTCCTGTGAATTTTTTGGTGCAACATAAAACAGCCACAATGATTCGTTGTAGCAAAAATAGAAAACACATCAGTTCATCAGTTCATCCCTCAGGTAAAGATCTGAACCAAATGGGACATTAGATAGCAAGTGAACATAACCACCACCGTTCCAGAAAATAAAAGATAACAAGTGAATAGTGCTATACCAGcatctattaaattaagaaaataacaGCATAATATTCCAAGTATAAACATATGGAAGACTTTAGGCAGGTCTTGAAAGAGCATGATTGGCTCAGCATAAAACTCAAAAGGCCATAATCTTCTGCCACTGATTGCATGCTACAAAACCAGCCGACCATATTGTGGTAGTTCCTTTTTCATGTAAATTCCAAACATCCAATCTCTAACATACAGAAATATATACCAGAATGTTAAATCTTAGTTCATTTGGTTGAAAATAGTTTCTATTGAAGAAATCTAGCACAATTATGTAGCTAAAAGAAACAAAGCACATTGGTTCCCAACGAATCAATGAAATTTGTTGGTTTTATTGCTCTCAACTATTTGCTGCTTTGATGTTTAGAATTCTGTCCTGGTTAATCTTACATGCTATAAATATCCTAATTTTCTGCAAAAACTTCAGGGATATATGTATTCCATCTAACTTTTGATTGTTTTCCAGAAATTTCATCAACTTTCATGTCCCCATTCCATCAAATATAAACTTCTGAAGGTCCAAATATTGTTTCTTTTGCCAACAAACCAATTGTCAGAATTTATTTTGTTCGTGTTTACTGATAATGTTCAGTTCCATTTCATATCTAAGGACGGTCTGATTCTTCATATGTTCTATCACTATTCAAGTTCCTCATTGCTGAGATATAAGAATGCAACTTTTGCTCTAGTATGCCATCACTTTTAAAAACTGAAAATCAATCGATGCATCTAACTTTTAACTGAAAATAGATTCATAAAGTATGAATAATTATAGCTAACAAGATTTACCTGTGATTTTGACCAAGAGAGATCAAGAACATCGTCAACATGCCCTCTGAAAGAACATACAGGCTTTTCTGATAAAACTAGCACATGCTCTGGCATCATAACAGTGTCTGAGCTAACAGACTTCCTACCAACAGGGATTTTTGCTCTTCTCTTCTTATCCCAATGGCTCCCTTCAACACTGGACAACACCGATCTTGGATCCAGTGGACAATTACTGATCGCCAGAGCAAATGGTTTAAAGTTCACATTCTCCTCAGCTACTTTCATCAAATCCCCCTTTGTATGGATCTCGGAAACTTCCCATACATGGATGACACAGTCCTCTCCGGCACTAGCCAGGTACCGCCCATCCAAGCTAAACTTGATGCTCCAGATGGAACCATTATGTGCCTGAATCGCTTGACTCATGTACAGACCAGTGAGCTCCTTGTGGGACTTTCCATACTGCCAGACCTTGACCCGAAGGTCCAGACCATGCGAACCGTCCTGGCTATCATCGGTAGCAGAGCTCGACCTTCTCCCTCCCTTCTCGGAGGATGTATCCTTTTCGTCGCTACTCCGACGGTCCTGGTGATGCCCTCCAGCAATTGCAGACCCTGCCACATTCCTGATGCTCCTGAGCCAGCTTCCTTTCCTCTTCGAGCGCGTCCCTCCCTTGGAAAACCCATCGGTTCGGCCACCGCCACGCTGCCCAGCCTCCTCCACGTTCTGCCGCCTCATCAGTTCTTGAACGATGGGCGACCGACCAACGCAGATCTCAAACTCGTCCATCGTGAGATGTCGCCCAGTCCCGACCTCCCTCAACTTGTTCCACATCCCATCCTCCCCGAATTCCTTCACCACGAACTCCCTCCCGTTGTCGAGGTTCCTGATCAAGCACCTGGGGTCGTCGCACGCCGCGCCGTCGTCGCCGTCCTCCCGGCGGTCTCCGCCGCCGACGCTGCTGCCGTCGCCGTCGGAGACCTCAAAATTCCCGGCGGACAGGGGCCGAGATCTCGAGAAGAGAGGCGGCTTGCGGGATGCCGGCAGATTGAGCGATCTCTGATGCTGGTGGTGGTACGGGCGGTGCGGAGGATTGGGCCTGTTCACAGAGCAGGGGTCCACGGAGCCGTCGGATCTGGATCGGACCATCCCGGCGGCGGAGGTGGAAGGGGCATCGGAGGGGGCCGGCGGCGGTGTGAAGCCGGGGCGGACGAGGTGGGCGAGGGAAGGGTCGCCGGCGAGTCCGAGGCGctgaaggaggaggaggcggcgctcGGCGACGGAGGCCGGCGCGGAGGTCCAAACGTCGAGGGAGGGCACCGGAGAGGGACGGCGGGAGAGGTCGTCGTCGGaggcggaggtggaggtggaggagcaGGACGAGGATAGGATCCGATCCAAGGACTCGTAGtactcttcttcgtcttcttcttcttcctcttgctcCTCCACGGCGCGATAGCTCACCATACCGGCATTCCAGATCGCGATACGGCAGCGACGCGGAAGCGGTTCCGCTTCGGAGGAGCTATAAAGGGCGGCGAGCGAACAAGCAAGCGGCTCTGGTAACGGGCGACGCGGTGGGCTCAGGATTgaattagagagagaaagagagagagaggggatcgAGGCGATATGATGTTGCTGTTTTTGTTgtcagaggagagagagagagagagagagagagagaggaatggggTTGGAGTCGTAGTAGTTTGTTTGTTTGTAGAGTGATTAGTAGCTCAACAGTCTCACATGCCACAAACTCTCGATCGGCATCATTTCTCTATCCCTCTCAATACATATTtcttatattatacatatatatatatatatatatatatgtatatatacttgaAAACTGCTAATATCGATTGTGGACGTTAAATCGATACAAAAGTTGATCTAATCCGATCTACTGCTGCAAAAGTGTCTCAACTTGGACCGTTGACGTTGGTGTAAGAAGTTCGAGACGATTCCTCTGTGACGCTCAAGTTCTTTCGATACCCGATGAGGTTTCGTCAGTAAGATCGACATCTTTATTTACATTACAATAGCGAAAAATAGATATATTCCTACTAAGAATCAGTGTTGCCTTAATCATGATTAGAGGTTATGAGGAATAATATTCTCATTAGGAATCGGTGGTGAAGTGGTGAGTATTTTTGTCCCAACTCGATTGATCCACATGTCAGATTTTGATTGATGAAGAATATTTACaatctctatttttttttacatattctCATATCTTTTTACACTTTTAGCACATCAAGACTAATTATACTGATCTTTTCCGACTGTGTATACGAAATAATTAATTTCTCTTTATTAATTTTCGCTAGatgaaataaaaaacaaagagaaaTAAAAGGAAATGGGGGCCACCCCTCTGTTTCTCATCTTCTCCACCCACATTATTGCACTCATCTATTCCCCGAGACAGCACAACCTCATATTGAATGCATACTAAGCGAGATTAACAGTGATAACTCTGTGCAAAGGAATGGCATTTTCTTCATCTAAACTATTAATCTGAAAACTACAAAGCAACCATCGATCGATTTGGCGTGGATTGCGTTAGTACTACTGATGCCGAACTATCTTAATCATATATCACAGAGTCTCCGACTACATGGAGCAGTTTTAGGACTAAACGCTGACAGATTTGTGATGATTACTTGGCATGTTTTGAAGTCGAAAAAGGTGTGATATTGAGTTTAGGTCATATGATGGATATTATTTGAGTACAAACAAAAGGCTTGTAACAAAAGCTTAGACAAAGACGCAAGAG
Protein-coding regions in this window:
- the LOC135674289 gene encoding uncharacterized protein LOC135674289, whose protein sequence is MVSYRAVEEQEEEEEDEEEYYESLDRILSSSCSSTSTSASDDDLSRRPSPVPSLDVWTSAPASVAERRLLLLQRLGLAGDPSLAHLVRPGFTPPPAPSDAPSTSAAGMVRSRSDGSVDPCSVNRPNPPHRPYHHQHQRSLNLPASRKPPLFSRSRPLSAGNFEVSDGDGSSVGGGDRREDGDDGAACDDPRCLIRNLDNGREFVVKEFGEDGMWNKLREVGTGRHLTMDEFEICVGRSPIVQELMRRQNVEEAGQRGGGRTDGFSKGGTRSKRKGSWLRSIRNVAGSAIAGGHHQDRRSSDEKDTSSEKGGRRSSSATDDSQDGSHGLDLRVKVWQYGKSHKELTGLYMSQAIQAHNGSIWSIKFSLDGRYLASAGEDCVIHVWEVSEIHTKGDLMKVAEENVNFKPFALAISNCPLDPRSVLSSVEGSHWDKKRRAKIPVGRKSVSSDTVMMPEHVLVLSEKPVCSFRGHVDDVLDLSWSKSQYLLSSSMDKTVRLWHMSSNSCLKTFTHSDYVTCIQFNPIDDRYFISGSLDEKVRIWSIPDRQIVDWNDLHEMVTAACYTPDGQGALVGSHKGSCHLYDTSDNKLLQKGHIDLQNKKKKSRHKKITGFQFAPGSSSKVLVTSADSRVRVIVDDELVHKFKGFRNTSSQISAYWTTNGKYVICASEDSHVYVWRYDEDSRPSRSKPAATVTQSYEHFHCQGVTMAVPWPSSGMGLMVRTDSNKQTELNGESLANSPLLVEVNGLHLSPSPGSQNIGCQQNSTSSPNSIHFNDRVSATWPEELMTNKQSPRSNSDLFNGCMPVQSTSAWGLVIVTASRCGEIRTFQNFGFQFQT